In Anaerolineales bacterium, a single genomic region encodes these proteins:
- a CDS encoding DUF4388 domain-containing protein: MTLRSHNYAQMGKGDSSLTNILTKAGVMTAKQATTIKEHASDKTDKELGLLLINAGYLSQQDILSGIQQYVLDTVYQLFTWSDGFFRFDASVLPPDDAITIRLDLENIIMEGSRHVQEWEQLQDEIPNLSMALNFVERPGANIRDVNLTVEEWKVVSYINPKNSIKQIAKANKMNDLEIRRIVYGLLQAGLIEIVRPDGMPLPRHAQRVPPVDRKKQTSLVNRLIDRVRSL, translated from the coding sequence GTGACTTTACGGTCACACAACTACGCACAAATGGGCAAAGGAGACAGCTCGCTCACGAACATCTTGACCAAAGCCGGCGTGATGACCGCAAAGCAAGCCACGACCATCAAGGAACACGCAAGCGACAAGACCGACAAGGAATTGGGACTGCTCTTGATCAATGCGGGTTATCTCAGCCAGCAGGATATTCTCTCGGGGATCCAACAATATGTGTTGGATACCGTGTATCAACTCTTCACCTGGTCGGACGGTTTCTTCCGCTTCGACGCCAGCGTGCTACCCCCGGATGACGCCATCACAATTCGCCTCGATCTCGAGAACATCATCATGGAAGGCTCGCGTCACGTTCAGGAATGGGAGCAGCTCCAGGACGAGATCCCCAATCTCAGCATGGCGCTGAATTTCGTCGAACGTCCCGGCGCGAACATCCGCGACGTAAATCTCACCGTCGAGGAATGGAAAGTGGTCTCGTACATCAATCCAAAAAACAGCATCAAACAAATCGCGAAAGCCAATAAAATGAACGACCTGGAAATCCGCCGCATCGTGTACGGATTGCTCCAGGCTGGATTAATCGAAATCGTACGACCGGACGGCATGCCGCTGCCCCGGCACGCCCAACGGGTGCCGCCTGTCGATCGCAAGAAGCAGACATCTCTGGTCAACCGTCTGATCGATCGCGTCCGGTCCTTATAG